The following proteins come from a genomic window of Corallococcus sp. NCRR:
- a CDS encoding kelch repeat-containing protein, with protein sequence MSLSRRFPTATVLDSGKVLVVGGWANEFQASAELYDPSPGTWLATGGMPFGREGHTATLLSSGEVLVVGGEIQAGSGYTASALLYSPQSGLWTQAGATSMARAYSTATRLPSGKVLVVGGGDNSGSFARVDVYDPAGGWSPLPSALNDERRRHTATLLPSGKLLVVGGRGWRIFETAEVYDPSHPQAGWTPVAPMATPRYDHTATLLPSGKVLIAGGRNATGPLNTSEVYDPATNNWTVAQMATPRTLHTATLMPSGKVLVAGGETASPLDTTELYDPETNSWSASVPLRAPRRLHAAVLLSATSKVLVLGGESVVAGQTVKLNTAELLGTCETVTCNTAPSQCHSSAGVCFNGGTCTYPLLPAGVSCNDGNACTGNDVCSSTGTCSGTAIACEAPPGQCYQSAGSCSDGSCSYAYKAAGAQCDDGDACTLGETCNGAGGCAGTPVSCTTPPGQCYQSAGTCNGGTCSYAPKAAGTPCNDGNAGTINDVCNSAGTCAGTACTTPPNTQCYNPTGTESNGTCVYTPKAAGTACNDGDATTRGDVCNSAGTCAGAVCNTPPDTQCYNPIGTDSNGTCVYTPKANGTACNDGNACTQSDTCQSGTCSGSSPVVCTASDQCHTAGTCNPSNGTCSNPLKPSGSTCNDGNASTVGDVCSSTGTCAGTACNTPPNSQCYNPTGTDSNGTCVYSPKAAGTACNDGNSTTRGDVCNSSGTCAGTVCSTPPDTQCYNPIGTDSNGTCVYTPKSNGTACNDGNACTQSDTCQSGACTGSSPVVCTASDQCHTAGTCNPSNGSCSNPLKPAGSACSDGNACTTGDVCNSAGTCGGTAMSCSTASTTYCSGNTVRRSTGTGTCSGGSCNSTDTVVQTCQTGTSGAYCSGNGAYQTVYGGCSNGACTSSEQLIQTCSPSDSYSCSGNTVRRTTSGFCSGGGCSGSTTTTVTTCSPTDSYSCSGNTVRKTTSGLCSGSGCSGSSTVNVTTCTPTDSYSCNGNTVQKTTSGLCSGSGCSGSSTVNVTTCSPVDSYSCSGNTVRRTTSGLCSGSGCSGSSTVNVTTCSPVDTYSCNGNTVQKTTSGLCSGSGCSGSITTNVQTCGSGQMCSNGACVQVACTSGLTMCDGVCTDLQTDFHNCGGCGNDCAGTGYHWCEWGSCAGIL encoded by the coding sequence ATGAGCTTGTCCCGCAGGTTCCCGACGGCCACCGTGCTCGACTCCGGCAAGGTGCTCGTCGTGGGCGGCTGGGCCAACGAATTCCAAGCCTCCGCGGAGCTCTATGACCCGAGCCCGGGCACATGGCTCGCCACGGGTGGCATGCCCTTCGGGCGCGAGGGGCATACCGCGACCCTGCTGTCCTCAGGTGAGGTGCTCGTCGTCGGAGGCGAGATTCAAGCGGGTTCGGGTTACACCGCCTCCGCGCTGCTGTATTCGCCGCAGTCAGGCCTCTGGACGCAGGCGGGCGCTACCTCCATGGCCCGCGCCTACAGCACGGCGACGCGGCTGCCCTCCGGCAAGGTGCTCGTCGTCGGTGGCGGCGATAACAGTGGCTCTTTTGCCCGGGTGGATGTGTATGACCCGGCGGGAGGCTGGTCTCCCCTGCCCTCCGCGTTGAATGATGAGCGCAGGCGCCATACCGCGACGCTGCTGCCCTCCGGGAAGCTCCTCGTCGTCGGCGGCCGGGGCTGGCGCATCTTCGAGACGGCGGAGGTGTATGACCCGAGCCATCCCCAAGCGGGCTGGACTCCGGTCGCCCCCATGGCCACGCCTCGCTATGACCACACGGCGACGCTGCTGCCCTCCGGCAAGGTGCTCATCGCAGGCGGCAGGAATGCAACGGGCCCTCTCAACACGTCCGAAGTCTACGACCCGGCCACGAACAACTGGACCGTCGCGCAGATGGCCACGCCTCGGACGCTCCACACCGCGACGCTGATGCCTTCCGGCAAGGTGCTCGTCGCGGGCGGCGAGACGGCCTCCCCTCTGGATACGACAGAACTCTACGACCCGGAGACGAACTCCTGGTCCGCCAGCGTCCCACTGCGGGCTCCCCGCCGGCTCCATGCGGCGGTCCTGCTGAGCGCCACCTCCAAGGTCCTCGTCCTGGGCGGGGAGAGCGTCGTCGCGGGCCAGACCGTGAAGCTCAACACCGCGGAGCTGCTCGGCACCTGTGAGACCGTCACCTGCAACACCGCGCCGAGCCAGTGTCACTCTTCGGCGGGCGTCTGCTTCAACGGTGGAACCTGTACCTACCCGCTGCTACCGGCGGGCGTCAGCTGTAACGACGGCAACGCCTGCACGGGCAATGATGTCTGTAGCAGCACGGGCACCTGCTCTGGCACCGCCATCGCCTGCGAGGCTCCTCCCGGTCAGTGCTACCAGAGCGCGGGTTCCTGCTCCGACGGTTCCTGCTCCTATGCCTACAAGGCGGCCGGGGCCCAGTGCGATGACGGAGACGCGTGCACGCTGGGTGAGACCTGCAACGGGGCTGGAGGATGCGCGGGCACGCCGGTGAGTTGCACCACCCCGCCTGGCCAGTGCTACCAGTCGGCGGGCACCTGCAACGGCGGCACGTGCAGCTACGCGCCCAAGGCTGCGGGAACCCCCTGCAACGACGGTAACGCAGGGACCATCAACGACGTGTGCAACAGCGCGGGGACGTGCGCCGGGACGGCCTGCACCACCCCGCCCAACACCCAGTGCTACAACCCGACGGGGACGGAGTCCAACGGCACCTGCGTCTACACGCCCAAAGCGGCCGGGACTGCTTGCAACGACGGCGACGCGACCACCCGTGGCGACGTCTGCAACAGTGCAGGGACGTGCGCCGGGGCGGTGTGCAACACGCCGCCCGACACCCAGTGCTACAACCCGATCGGCACGGACTCCAACGGCACCTGCGTCTACACGCCCAAAGCCAACGGCACTGCCTGCAACGACGGCAATGCCTGCACCCAGAGCGACACTTGCCAGAGTGGAACCTGCTCCGGCTCCAGTCCGGTCGTCTGCACCGCCTCGGACCAGTGCCACACCGCCGGCACCTGCAATCCGAGCAATGGCACCTGCTCCAACCCCTTGAAGCCCTCCGGCAGCACCTGCAACGACGGCAACGCCAGCACCGTCGGCGACGTGTGCAGCAGCACCGGGACGTGCGCTGGGACGGCTTGCAACACTCCGCCCAACTCGCAGTGCTACAACCCGACGGGCACCGACTCCAACGGCACCTGCGTCTACTCTCCCAAGGCCGCTGGCACCGCCTGCAACGACGGCAACTCCACTACGCGGGGCGACGTCTGTAACAGCAGCGGGACGTGCGCAGGGACGGTGTGCAGCACCCCGCCCGACACCCAGTGCTACAACCCGATCGGCACGGACTCCAACGGCACCTGCGTCTACACGCCCAAGTCCAATGGCACTGCCTGCAACGACGGCAACGCCTGCACCCAGAGCGACACCTGCCAGAGCGGCGCCTGCACCGGCTCCAGCCCGGTCGTCTGCACCGCCTCGGACCAGTGCCACACCGCCGGCACCTGCAATCCGAGCAATGGCAGCTGCTCCAACCCGCTCAAGCCCGCCGGGAGCGCCTGCAGCGACGGCAACGCATGCACGACGGGAGATGTGTGCAACAGCGCCGGCACGTGCGGCGGCACAGCCATGAGCTGCTCCACCGCGAGCACGACCTACTGCAGCGGGAACACCGTCCGCAGGTCCACTGGCACCGGAACCTGCAGCGGCGGCTCCTGCAACTCCACCGACACCGTCGTCCAAACTTGTCAGACCGGCACCAGTGGCGCCTACTGCAGTGGCAACGGCGCCTACCAGACCGTCTACGGTGGATGCAGCAATGGCGCCTGCACCTCCAGCGAGCAGCTCATCCAGACGTGCTCCCCGTCGGACAGCTACTCCTGCAGCGGCAACACCGTCCGGCGGACCACCAGCGGCTTCTGCAGCGGCGGTGGCTGCTCTGGCAGCACCACCACCACCGTCACGACCTGCTCCCCCACGGACAGCTACTCCTGCAGCGGCAACACCGTCCGGAAGACCACCAGCGGCCTGTGCAGCGGCAGCGGCTGCTCCGGCTCCAGCACCGTCAACGTCACGACCTGCACCCCCACGGACAGCTACTCCTGCAACGGCAACACCGTGCAGAAGACCACCAGCGGTCTGTGCAGCGGCAGCGGCTGCTCTGGCTCCAGCACCGTCAACGTCACGACGTGCTCGCCCGTGGACAGCTACTCCTGCAGCGGCAACACCGTCCGGAGGACCACCAGCGGCCTGTGCAGCGGCAGCGGCTGCTCTGGCTCCAGCACCGTCAACGTCACGACGTGCTCGCCCGTGGACACCTACTCCTGCAACGGCAACACCGTGCAGAAGACCACCAGCGGCCTGTGCAGCGGCAGTGGCTGCTCCGGCTCCATCACCACCAACGTCCAGACCTGTGGCAGCGGACAGATGTGCAGCAACGGAGCGTGCGTCCAGGTCGCCTGCACCTCGGGGCTCACCATGTGCGACGGGGTTTGCACGGACCTGCAAACGGACTTCCACAACTGCGGCGGCTGCGGGAACGATTGCGCCGGCACTGGCTATCACTGGTGCGAATGGGGTAGCTGCGCGGGCATCTTGTAG
- a CDS encoding Kelch repeat-containing protein, producing MSLARRFPTATALDSGKVLVVGGWDRDFHASAELYDPSTGTWLSTGAMPLGREGHTATLLSSGDVLVVGGEIQATPGYTASALLYSPQTGLWTQAGAASMARAYSTATRLLSGKVLVVGGGDNTGSFARVDVYDPVGGWSVLPSATNDERRRHTATLLPSGKVLVVGGRGWRIFETVEVYDPSHPQEGWTFVAPMATPRYDHTATLLPSGKVLVAGGRDATGPLNTSEVYDPLTNSWTVAQMATPRTLHTATLMPSGKVLVAGGETSSPLDTTELYDPETNTWSASITLRTPRRLHAAVLLSATSKVLVLGGEHVVAGQTARLNTAELLGTCETVTCNSAPSQCHSSAGVCSNGGTCTYPLQPAGFSCNDGNACTGNDVCSSTGTCSGTAVACEAPPGQCYQSAGSCSDGSCSYAYKAAGAQCDDGDACTLGETCNGAGGCAGTPVSCTTPPGQCYQAAGTCNGGACTYAPKAAGASCDDGNAGTINDVCNGAGACAGVPACTTPPSACHDAPGTYANGACTYPVKAAGTACGAGQVCNPAGQCLNGCWIGGAYYAAGATHPTVACQECNPGVTTSGWSNKAVGSTCAAPTNGNWGSCNGFSDTCDETGSQSRTVTAYACTSSGTCGSSTSTESQACTRSTGGTACGTSYGGWGNCGGFDDFCDTTGTQSRTVTASTCGTGTCNASSTSTETQACTRAAPNTSCAAPSYGAWGACSFSDACAQTGTQSRTVTTSSYSCATGQCVASTSTETQSCTRNTDGNTCGTPSYGGWGTCSGYSGTCDETGTQSRSVTSYSCSSGTCRSSTGTESQTCTRNRDGVSCGTSTGTWGSCGGFSDFCDASGSQSRTVTDYECGGGSCDVASSDTQTQTCTRTPPGPRPCPPSYGGWSSCSGFSDACDATGTQSRQVTQYTYDCATGQCTPISNSAETQTCTRTPPGPQTCQPPSYGAWGACTRATPCGQGFQERTVTTYSYSCASGTCGVATTTTETQDCSLPSYPGWTLCGTTCTVLDYDSDNCGSCGNACTGPKYNICMEGRCCYSSTNCL from the coding sequence ATGAGCCTGGCTCGCAGGTTCCCGACGGCCACGGCGCTCGACTCCGGCAAGGTGCTCGTCGTGGGCGGCTGGGACCGCGATTTCCACGCCTCGGCGGAGCTCTATGACCCGAGTACGGGCACGTGGCTCTCCACGGGCGCCATGCCCCTGGGACGCGAGGGACACACCGCCACCCTGCTCTCCTCTGGCGACGTGCTTGTCGTCGGCGGGGAGATTCAAGCCACGCCGGGCTACACCGCCTCCGCGCTGTTGTATTCGCCGCAGACGGGCCTCTGGACGCAGGCGGGCGCTGCCTCCATGGCTCGCGCCTACAGCACGGCGACGCGGCTGCTTTCCGGCAAGGTGCTCGTCGTCGGTGGCGGCGACAACACTGGCTCTTTTGCCCGGGTGGATGTGTATGACCCCGTAGGGGGCTGGTCCGTTCTGCCCTCCGCGACGAACGACGAGCGCAGGCGGCATACGGCGACGCTGCTTCCCTCTGGGAAGGTCCTCGTCGTCGGCGGGCGGGGCTGGCGCATCTTCGAGACGGTGGAGGTTTACGACCCGAGCCATCCCCAAGAGGGCTGGACCTTTGTCGCCCCCATGGCCACGCCCCGCTACGACCACACGGCGACGCTGCTGCCCTCCGGCAAGGTGCTCGTCGCGGGCGGCAGGGATGCAACAGGCCCGCTCAACACGTCCGAAGTCTATGACCCGCTGACGAACAGCTGGACCGTCGCGCAGATGGCCACGCCCCGGACGCTTCACACGGCAACGCTGATGCCCTCCGGCAAGGTGCTCGTCGCGGGCGGCGAGACGTCCTCCCCGTTGGACACGACGGAGCTCTACGACCCGGAGACGAACACCTGGTCCGCCAGCATCACCCTGCGGACTCCGCGCAGGCTCCACGCGGCGGTCCTGCTGAGCGCCACCTCCAAGGTCCTCGTGCTGGGGGGTGAGCATGTGGTCGCGGGCCAGACCGCGCGGCTCAACACCGCGGAGCTGCTCGGCACCTGCGAGACGGTCACCTGCAACAGCGCGCCGAGCCAGTGTCACTCTTCGGCGGGCGTCTGCTCCAACGGCGGCACCTGTACCTACCCGCTTCAACCGGCGGGATTCAGCTGTAACGACGGCAATGCCTGCACGGGGAATGATGTCTGTAGCAGCACCGGCACCTGCTCCGGCACCGCCGTCGCCTGCGAGGCGCCTCCCGGTCAGTGCTACCAGAGCGCGGGCTCCTGCTCCGACGGTTCCTGCTCCTATGCCTACAAGGCGGCCGGGGCCCAGTGCGATGACGGGGATGCGTGCACGCTGGGCGAGACGTGCAACGGGGCCGGAGGCTGCGCGGGCACGCCGGTGAGCTGCACCACTCCTCCCGGACAGTGCTACCAGGCGGCGGGCACCTGCAACGGTGGGGCATGCACCTATGCGCCGAAGGCCGCGGGTGCCTCCTGCGATGATGGCAACGCGGGCACCATCAACGACGTGTGCAACGGAGCGGGGGCATGCGCGGGAGTCCCGGCATGCACGACGCCGCCGAGCGCGTGCCATGACGCCCCAGGCACGTACGCCAATGGGGCCTGCACCTACCCGGTGAAGGCGGCTGGGACGGCATGCGGCGCCGGACAGGTCTGCAACCCGGCGGGCCAGTGTCTGAACGGGTGCTGGATTGGAGGGGCGTACTACGCGGCGGGAGCCACCCATCCGACCGTGGCATGCCAGGAGTGCAACCCGGGCGTCACGACGAGCGGTTGGAGCAACAAGGCCGTGGGCAGCACGTGCGCTGCCCCCACGAATGGAAATTGGGGGAGCTGCAATGGATTCAGTGACACGTGCGATGAGACGGGGAGCCAGTCGCGCACGGTGACGGCGTATGCCTGCACCAGCAGTGGGACGTGCGGCTCCTCCACCAGCACGGAGTCTCAGGCGTGCACACGCAGCACGGGCGGCACGGCTTGCGGCACGAGCTATGGGGGTTGGGGAAACTGCGGAGGCTTTGATGACTTCTGCGACACGACGGGGACGCAGTCGAGGACGGTGACGGCGTCGACGTGTGGCACCGGGACATGCAACGCGTCGAGCACCAGCACGGAGACGCAGGCATGTACGCGAGCGGCGCCCAACACGAGCTGCGCGGCGCCCAGCTACGGGGCGTGGGGCGCGTGCAGCTTCAGCGATGCCTGCGCGCAGACGGGGACGCAGTCGCGGACGGTAACGACCTCCAGCTACAGCTGCGCGACCGGGCAGTGCGTGGCGTCCACGAGCACCGAGACCCAGTCCTGCACGCGCAACACGGACGGCAACACCTGCGGCACCCCCAGCTACGGAGGCTGGGGCACTTGCAGTGGCTACAGCGGCACCTGCGACGAGACGGGGACGCAGTCACGTTCGGTGACCTCGTATAGCTGCTCCAGCGGGACGTGCCGTTCCTCCACCGGCACGGAGTCGCAGACGTGTACCCGTAACAGGGACGGAGTGTCTTGCGGTACGAGCACCGGGACATGGGGAAGCTGCGGAGGCTTCAGCGACTTCTGCGACGCGTCGGGGTCCCAGTCGAGGACCGTGACGGATTACGAGTGCGGCGGTGGTTCGTGCGACGTCGCGAGCAGCGACACGCAGACGCAGACGTGTACGCGGACGCCTCCCGGTCCTCGGCCCTGCCCCCCGAGCTATGGGGGTTGGAGTTCCTGTAGCGGGTTCAGCGATGCATGTGACGCGACAGGCACGCAGTCTCGCCAGGTGACGCAATACACCTACGACTGCGCGACAGGACAGTGCACGCCCATCTCCAACAGCGCGGAGACGCAGACGTGTACGCGGACGCCTCCCGGTCCTCAAACGTGCCAGCCGCCAAGCTACGGCGCGTGGGGCGCGTGCACCCGCGCCACCCCCTGCGGGCAGGGGTTCCAGGAAAGGACGGTGACGACCTACAGCTACAGCTGCGCAAGCGGGACGTGCGGGGTTGCGACCACGACCACGGAGACGCAGGACTGCTCGCTCCCCTCGTATCCTGGCTGGACGCTGTGCGGCACCACGTGCACGGTTCTCGATTACGACTCCGACAACTGTGGCTCCTGTGGAAATGCGTGCACTGGCCCCAAGTACAATATCTGTATGGAGGGGCGCTGCTGCTACTCGTCGACCAATTGCTTGTAG
- a CDS encoding class I SAM-dependent methyltransferase, with protein MGMSSGSTQQRISHGVSSLLRRRRLAPLLAMIEAVHRRRGRVDIVDVGGTHVYWNILPPGFLREHRAAITLINLPGGPAPELGPGFSWVGADACDLSRFADHQFDIVHSNSMIEHLGSWARMKQFAREARRLAPALFIQTPNFWFPIEPHLMAPGFHWLPVPMQAALLVRTGLGHLVRSPDIDDAMSKVEEFRLLDARTLSALFPEASILRERLGPLTKSLIAVREGTAPRRAPSARGRRSDP; from the coding sequence ATGGGCATGTCCAGCGGATCCACCCAGCAACGGATTTCACACGGCGTCAGCAGCCTGTTGCGGCGGCGCCGGTTGGCGCCTCTGCTCGCGATGATCGAAGCGGTCCACCGTCGGCGCGGCCGCGTCGACATCGTCGATGTCGGCGGCACCCATGTCTACTGGAACATCCTCCCGCCCGGGTTCCTGCGTGAGCATCGCGCCGCCATCACCCTCATCAACCTGCCGGGCGGCCCGGCCCCGGAACTGGGACCGGGGTTCTCGTGGGTCGGAGCCGATGCTTGCGACCTGTCACGCTTCGCCGACCATCAATTCGACATCGTTCATTCCAACTCGATGATCGAACACCTGGGCTCATGGGCCCGGATGAAGCAGTTCGCGCGTGAGGCCCGGCGGTTGGCGCCCGCGCTCTTCATCCAGACGCCGAACTTCTGGTTCCCCATCGAGCCGCACCTCATGGCGCCAGGGTTTCACTGGCTGCCTGTCCCCATGCAGGCGGCGCTGCTGGTGCGCACCGGCCTGGGGCACCTCGTGCGCTCACCGGACATCGATGACGCGATGTCCAAGGTCGAGGAGTTCCGGCTCCTCGACGCCAGGACGCTGTCCGCCCTGTTTCCCGAAGCCTCCATCCTGCGCGAGCGCCTCGGGCCGTTGACCAAGTCGCTCATCGCGGTCCGCGAGGGCACAGCTCCCCGGCGAGCGCCGTCAGCACGCGGGCGCCGGTCCGATCCGTGA
- a CDS encoding glycosyltransferase family 4 protein, with protein MNHFQDGTESTAKVRVLFVAWFLREDRRWLGEFLPPERFECSYVGLEERVDSTRKRTPGKKWWQLFRLALKARRQLARHPPHLIVTAFPQVAFTVGLVNLLTFVRTPHVVWYFNCGHEYRGPRRWLSRLAYRGIDRCLVYTRHERSVYARVFALPKSRFQFTHLTGAELKAEDFRGARADFGLAPRYIAALGSSGRDYATLLRAVEGLSMQLVIVAHPHALPPGPVPANVKVLTSIPQQDYLRIIAEAELVAIPVNNRETASGQMTLIQAMALGVPVVATRCIGTEDYIRHGENGWFVEMGDVDEWRRTLRSILDAPEERQRLSTEALRFARERFTDRTGARVLTALAGELCPRGPR; from the coding sequence ATGAATCATTTCCAGGACGGCACGGAGAGTACGGCGAAGGTGCGGGTCCTCTTCGTTGCCTGGTTTCTGCGCGAGGACCGGCGGTGGCTGGGCGAGTTCCTCCCGCCCGAGCGCTTCGAGTGCTCCTACGTGGGCCTGGAGGAGCGTGTCGACTCGACCCGGAAGCGCACGCCCGGCAAGAAGTGGTGGCAGCTCTTCCGCCTGGCGCTGAAGGCCCGGCGCCAGCTGGCCCGGCATCCACCGCATCTCATCGTCACGGCGTTCCCCCAGGTGGCCTTCACCGTGGGGCTCGTGAACCTGCTGACCTTCGTGCGCACCCCGCACGTCGTCTGGTACTTCAACTGCGGCCATGAGTACCGGGGGCCGCGCAGGTGGTTGTCGCGGCTCGCGTACCGGGGCATTGACCGGTGCCTCGTCTACACGCGGCACGAGCGCTCGGTGTATGCGCGCGTCTTCGCCCTGCCGAAGTCCCGCTTCCAGTTCACGCACCTGACCGGCGCGGAGCTGAAGGCGGAGGACTTCCGTGGGGCGCGCGCGGACTTCGGGCTGGCGCCGCGCTACATCGCCGCGCTGGGCTCGTCGGGCCGCGATTACGCCACCCTCCTGCGGGCCGTGGAGGGGCTGTCCATGCAGCTCGTCATCGTCGCGCACCCCCATGCGCTCCCGCCCGGGCCCGTGCCTGCGAACGTCAAGGTCCTCACCAGCATCCCCCAGCAGGACTACCTGCGGATCATCGCGGAGGCGGAGTTGGTGGCCATCCCCGTCAACAACCGGGAGACGGCGAGCGGCCAGATGACCCTGATCCAGGCCATGGCGCTGGGAGTCCCCGTGGTGGCCACGCGGTGCATCGGGACCGAGGACTACATCCGCCACGGAGAGAATGGCTGGTTCGTCGAGATGGGGGACGTGGACGAATGGCGGCGCACCCTGCGCTCCATCCTGGACGCCCCCGAGGAGCGGCAACGGCTGTCCACCGAGGCCCTGCGCTTCGCCCGGGAGCGATTCACGGATCGGACCGGCGCCCGCGTGCTGACGGCGCTCGCCGGGGAGCTGTGCCCTCGCGGACCGCGATGA
- a CDS encoding class I SAM-dependent methyltransferase, with amino-acid sequence MVLAWATRKPMTPCDLCGGTDSQLLGISYNVVQRADGHPYELRQCQGCDCIFTDTRRVIAATDYYTDDYYSFRPYDTRPPRHGQARAERPEKVLDVGCGSGEWLFHQQLQGHEAWGLDADARAVEAARAHGLRAVREFHELPDGYFDRVRLSHVLEHAASPTQMMREVCRKLAPGGRMELLVPNADGAKFRELMPVSRVTDVPRHLYFFSEATMRRLLQKTGFDVESITPVNVDWTVNLRELVGDTRRLLMHRDKAREPLPRTLALLGRIVKVHLSPTARMGQRKDWLSACARPARA; translated from the coding sequence ATGGTGCTTGCCTGGGCCACCCGCAAGCCCATGACGCCTTGTGACCTCTGTGGTGGCACCGACTCCCAGTTGCTGGGTATCAGTTACAACGTCGTACAGCGCGCGGATGGCCATCCGTATGAGCTGCGGCAGTGCCAGGGGTGCGATTGCATCTTCACCGACACGCGCCGGGTGATCGCCGCCACGGACTACTACACGGACGACTATTACAGCTTCCGTCCCTATGACACCCGGCCACCGCGGCACGGGCAGGCGCGCGCCGAGCGGCCCGAGAAGGTCCTCGATGTCGGGTGTGGCTCCGGCGAGTGGCTCTTCCACCAGCAGCTCCAGGGACACGAGGCGTGGGGCCTGGACGCGGACGCGCGAGCGGTGGAGGCGGCCAGGGCCCACGGCCTGCGCGCGGTGCGGGAGTTCCACGAGCTACCCGACGGGTACTTCGACCGGGTCCGGCTCTCCCACGTGCTGGAACACGCGGCGTCTCCCACCCAGATGATGCGGGAGGTGTGCCGCAAGCTCGCGCCCGGCGGCCGGATGGAGCTGCTCGTCCCCAACGCGGACGGGGCGAAGTTCCGCGAGCTCATGCCGGTGAGTCGCGTCACCGACGTCCCCCGCCACCTGTATTTCTTCTCGGAGGCCACGATGCGGCGGCTGCTCCAGAAGACAGGCTTCGACGTCGAGTCCATCACCCCCGTCAACGTGGACTGGACCGTCAACCTCCGGGAGCTGGTCGGAGACACCCGGCGTCTGCTGATGCACCGGGACAAGGCCCGGGAGCCGCTCCCTCGGACCCTGGCGCTGCTGGGGAGGATCGTGAAGGTCCACCTGAGCCCCACCGCGAGGATGGGGCAGCGCAAGGACTGGCTCTCCGCTTGCGCTCGTCCGGCTCGGGCTTGA
- a CDS encoding methyltransferase domain-containing protein encodes MNPTEAKRLLRGVVPEGLYRWLSQQPRRVSRGWVRWGSLGRTTPISEHWGHDRGQPVDRYYIERFLTKHAADIQGRVLEVGDARYTRRFGASRVTRSDILHALPGNPEATFVGDIAQAPGIPEDAFTCLVFTQVLQYVFDVRAAVRQMHRILEPGGVALVTVPGIIKVDRGAMERWPDCWRFTSQSVHRLFEESFGTGNVRVESFGNVRAAVAALHGLAREDLRAADLDLHDPHYEVITGVRAVKSR; translated from the coding sequence ATGAATCCCACGGAAGCGAAGAGACTCCTCCGCGGCGTGGTGCCCGAGGGCCTGTACCGGTGGCTGTCCCAGCAGCCGCGGCGGGTCTCCCGGGGATGGGTGCGTTGGGGCAGCCTGGGCCGCACGACGCCCATCAGCGAGCACTGGGGACATGATCGCGGCCAGCCCGTCGATCGCTACTACATCGAGCGATTCCTCACGAAGCACGCGGCGGACATCCAGGGCCGGGTCCTGGAGGTCGGTGACGCCCGGTACACGCGGCGGTTCGGCGCCAGCCGCGTCACCCGGTCCGACATCCTCCACGCGCTGCCTGGAAACCCGGAGGCCACCTTCGTGGGCGACATCGCCCAGGCCCCCGGCATCCCGGAGGACGCGTTCACCTGCCTCGTCTTCACCCAGGTGCTGCAGTACGTCTTCGACGTCCGCGCCGCCGTGCGCCAGATGCACCGCATCCTCGAACCGGGCGGCGTGGCGCTCGTGACGGTGCCGGGCATCATCAAGGTCGACCGGGGCGCCATGGAGCGCTGGCCGGACTGCTGGCGGTTCACCTCCCAGTCCGTCCACCGGCTCTTCGAAGAGTCCTTCGGCACCGGCAACGTGCGGGTGGAGTCCTTCGGGAACGTCCGCGCCGCCGTCGCGGCCCTGCATGGCCTGGCCCGGGAGGACCTGCGGGCCGCGGACCTGGACCTGCATGATCCGCACTACGAGGTCATCACCGGCGTGCGCGCCGTGAAGTCACGCTGA